Genomic segment of Paenibacillus sp. FSL R5-0623:
TCAGGGTCAGCGGCGCATTTCATTCGCGTTATATGGAAAAATCAGCCAAACAATTCGATCAGCATCTCCAGCGTTATACATTTTCCGCTCCTACGATGACCGTCATCTCAAATTATACAGCCCGACCCTACCGTACAAATGAAATTCATGCCAATTTGGTCCACCAAATTACACATCCGGTTCGCTGGTCTGAAACGGTACGGGTTCTGATGGGCATGGGCGTAAACACAATAGAAGAGATCGGTCCAGGCAATGTGCTGACTAAGTTGGTTACCAAGATTCAGACAGAGTGCGAACCCATCGTATATCGTCCTGAAGACATGTCTGTCAAACCATTATCGTCAGCAGTCCACCCCGATACTCCAACTCCAATATCATCCGTTGTACAGCCTAGCAACCAAGAAACTCGACTGGCCGAGTCTCTTGGCTCGAAACCCTTCAAAAAGGACTATAATCTGAAATTGGCCTATTTGACAGGTGCAATGTACAGAGGCATTGCTTCGGCGGAGATGGTTGTTAAAGTGGGGCAATCGGGAATGATGGGCTTTTTGGGCACAGGGGGGTTAAGCCTGAAGCAGATCGAAGAAGGAATCGATTATATACAACACCATTTACAGGATGGACAGGCATATGGGTTAAATCTTCTTCATCAAATGACACATCCTGAACGTGAAGAAGAACAGGTTAACTTATTACTACGTAAAGGTGTAAATACAGTAGAGGCTTCTGCCTTCATGGGTGTTACTCCGGCATTAATCAAGTACCGTGCCCATGGACTGAAGCGTTCATCAGACGGGCGGGTATCCGCAACCAATCGCATTATTGCCAAAGTATCCAGACCTGAAGTGGCTGAAGCATTTTTAAGCCCCGCTCCGGAATTCATGGTTGAGAAGATGTTGAAGGAAAACAAGATTACATCTGTTCAGGCAGAACTCCTGAAAAAAGTACCCATTGCAGAGGATCTGTGCCTTGAGGCTGATTCGGGTGGACATACAGATGCGGGTGTGGCGTATGTCCTGCTGCCTGCCATGGTTCGTCTTCGCAATACAATGATGGAAAAGTACGGTTATTCGAAAGAAGTCCGCATTGGTGCTGCCGGTGGTATTGGTACACCTGAAGCAGCAGCAGCTGCTTTTTTGCTCGGAGCGGATTTTATCGTAACAGGTTCAATCAATCAATGCACGGTTGAAGCAGCTACTAGTGACGCTGTCAAAGATTTACTACAGGATATGAACATTCACGACACGGAATATGCTCCTGCTGGAGACATGTTTGAGATTGGAGCCAAGGTACAGGTTCTCCGCAAAGGTGTATTTTTCCCCGCCAGAGCGAACAAGCTCTATGATTTGTACCGGCAGCATGATTCTTTAAATGACATTAGTGAAAAAAACAAACAGCAGCTGGAAAACAAATATTTCAAAAAAACCTTTGAAGAAGTATATCGCCAGGTCGTTCAGTATAGATCTCCGGAGGAAATACAAAAAGCCGAACAGAATCCCAAATACAAAATGGCATTGGTGTTCAAGTGGTATTTTGCCCACAGTACGATGCTTGCAATGGAAGGAACAGCAGGTCATCAGGTCGATTATCAAATCCACTGTGGTCCTGCCTTGGGAGCTTTTAATCAATGGGTGAAAGGCACACCGCTGGAGGACTGGAGAAACCGCCGCGTAGCTGAAGTGGGCATAAAGTTAATGGAAGATACGGTTTTGGTTATGCAAGAGCGCCTGAAACAATTGGCTATGGCCGTTGAGATGAACTAACTTTTAGCATTGTGGGGACAGGGGGTGTGATGATGGGACAAAAGAAGAACATGGAGCCAACATCCGATATTGATCCAGGATTTCGCCTTACAGATATTGCAATTGTTGGTATGGCATGCAGGTTTCCGCAGGCTGATCATTATACGACGTTTTGGGATAATCTTGCGAATGGAGTGGATTCTGTCAAGGAGATTCCTCCAGATCGATGGGATGTATCGAAGTTCTATTCTCAAGATATTGACGCCCCGAATAAGAGCATTGGTAAATGGTGCGGTCTGATTGATGATGTGTATTCTTTTGATCACCGCTTTTTCAGTATCTCTCCCCGAGAGGCCAAAAATATGGACCCACAGCAACGAATGATGCTTGAAGTTTCCTGGCAATGCATTGAAGATTCCGGGATTTCACTTCAAAGGTTACAGAATCAGATCACTTCCGTTTATGCCGGAGTAATGACGGTAGATCACCGCCAAATGGCGTGCCTCCCCGAATTGGAGATTGATAGCTACGCTTGTCTTGGAAATTATGAAAGTATTCTTGCCAATCGAATTTCTTACATTATGGACTTCAAGGGCGCGAGTATATCAGTAAATGCAGCTTGTGCATCTTCATTAGTAGCCGTGCATGAAGCCAAACAAGCCCTGCAACGAAAAGAGTGCAATTACGCCTTAGCTGCATGTGTAAATCTAAATTTGCATCCCTGGAAGTTTATCTCATTTTCCAAGTCAAGAATGTTAAGTCCGGATGGACGTTGTAAAACCTTTGATAAGGAAGCCAATGGTTATGTACCAGGGGATGGAGCAGGCGTGTTGTTGCTTCAAAGGCTTGAAGATGCGTTAGCAGAAGGTAATCATATCTACGGGGTTATCAAAGGATCTGCCTGCAATCATGGTGGAAGAAGCGCATCCATAACTGCTCCGAGCATGAGGGCACAACAAGACGTCATCTTGGCTGCTTATCAGGATGCAGATATTTCCCCGGAAATGGTCACTTATATTGAGGCACATGGAACGGGAACGTCTTTGGGAGATCCGATTGAAATTGAAGCGCTTAAAAATGCATTTGCTGCCTATACTTCCCGAACCCAATTCTGTCGGATTGGCTCGGTAAAAACCAATATTGGCCACTTGGAGAGTGCTGCGGGCATGGCTGGTATTGTGAAAGTGATCATGATGATGAAACATGGTAAAATACCTGCCAACCTTCATTTTAACGATCCTAATCCGATCATAGATTTTAAGAATACTCCTTTTGAAGTGGCAGGGGCTCTAACTGATTGGAACAGTGCTGGCGAAGGTTTACCTTTAAGAGCGGGCATAAGCTCTTTCGGTTTTGGTGGAGTCAACGCCCATCTGGTGATTGAACAGTGGTGCACTGCACCCTCGAACAAACAGAAGGATGCCGTCGCCGCCCGTTCTCAGCTGTTCACGCTATCAGGCAAATCAAAATTGCATTTGGAAAAACAGCTTGAATCGTGGAGAGCATTCTCGCTAACATCCGAGTTTGAAGAGTGTACGCTGCGTGATATTAGTGGAACATTGTCCACGGGAAGAGTGGCTTTTCCTTATCGTTATGCTGTGATGGTAGACAATTTACAGCAGTTGAAGGAAGAGTTGCATTCGGAATCAAGTCGTCCTTTCATGCCCAAGCAGCAAAAGTGGGCAATAAGAGTGGGGCACTTTTCCTATATAAACTATGAGCAATTTAGCAAGTTAACCCGTGATTTACCGCATGTGGAGGACATCATCCAATCCTTACTGAATCAAATTGCCGATAGTGATCGTCCACTTGCCGATGACTATCGGCAGATGTTCTACAATGAACCATGGGAGCAAGAGACAATTCCGTGCTGTCAGTTCATTGCTGGATATGCCGTACTTCGATGTTTACTTGATGCGGGCTTAAAAGTGGAATGGATGACAGGGGAGCATACAGGGATGTGGGCTGTTCTTGCCGTAAACCAAATGATCGCTCCCGAAGAAATTCTTTTGAGGCTTTCAGGAAAAAATGAAGCAGATTTCATTAAACTACATCGTCCGTGTCTGCCTTACTATGATCCAACATTGCAAGATATTTTGTATCCGATTTCCTTTGGCGAGTCTTATCTCCGGCGTTTGTTGGGTAGCTCGCAAATTGAAAGTGTGGACTCTGGGAATAGCGGGCATGATCGATTCGAATATCCAATGGTAAGTGATCACGAACGGGTTAAATATTATCTGACTAAGGGTCAATCACTCATCGCTCATCAGTTCACCTTCAGAAAGTATGTAGATGAATGGTCGAATCTTCTAGGTAAAGTAAGTGGGGACGATTGGAATTTGGAGGAGTTGCTTGGAAAGCCTGTTGATGTCTTGATGTTTACGGAGCTTTCCACTCAGCAGTTGTTCATTATAGTTACGGTTGTGGCTTATTCGCTAAGGAAGTTGAACCGCAAATGGAATTTGACGATAATGGCTGAGCCCGATCCACGATTCGAAGAAATGTTGGATCTGATGAACGATCACATCTTACTTCCTGAAATGGTCGCCCGGCTTGTTTTGGATTCCAATGTGGACTATAAGGTTGTTGCCGAATCCATGAACCTGAAACAGCGAGAAAGGGATATGGAGCCCAATGACAACCGATTATGTGCTCGAATTGATAACGTGCCCGAAATTGTAAATGTTGAGCAATGGCTGCATCAAACACAAGAAAGCCAAGTTGATCTGGAGAAGATTTCGTCAGACATCAAGATCATTGACATCGGAGTAGTTCAATCGGCCGCACCTGATACGCTGAAACTTGCTTTAAAAGAGGATGAAGCGGGATATGACTTCTGGAATATCCTCGGTCAGTTATGGCTCCATGGCGTGAATGTGAGGTGGGACCTATGGTTCCCTTCAGGAACATTTAACAAGCTTGCCCTGCCTACTCAGCGTTTCGAGTCTGTAATACATCGATTACATGACCATAATGATACGGTAGCTCATGTAGCTAATCAATCGGTTAGCGATGTATATATGCTTACAAGTGTATATGAGAACAGCTTGGATAGGGCGTTGCACCCGATGATCGGCCGAAATACCTCAACCTTGGATGAATTCAAGTATCAAACGTTGTTTACAGGCAAAGAATTTTTTCTGAATGATCACCGCGTAGACGGTAAACGAACATTACCAGGTGTTGCTTATTTGGAGATGGCATTAGCCGCTGTGCAGAATGCAGGCATCCAGGAGGTCATCGGTTTTGGTGATGTGGTGTGGTCAAGACCCCTGATAGTCATGGAGCAACCTGTTGAAGTAAACATTTCGTTGTCTAAAACCCATGAAAAAATTCAGTTCCACGTATGGACCGGCGACGATGTGAACTCTAGAAAAGTTTATGGGCAAGGGACGTTGTATGGAATAAAGACAGATGGCAACAAACAGGACACACGACAAGGCAATCCATATAGGGTTAAACGGGATATCGATGCGATTAGAGGAAGATGTGTTGACCCTATTTCAGGAGTATATCGCAAACTTGAAAAGAGTCATCTGGTCTACGGTCCTTCCTTCCAATCCATTATGGACTGCTGTATGGGCGAGAACGAAGCTATTGCCAGGTTTGCCCTTCCAATCCCTTGTTATGAACAGTTACACGCGTATACGCTTCATCCTGTAGTGATGGACAGCGCACTGCAGACAGCGATGTTACTTGCCCAAAAGGTGAGCTCTGCTCCTTGTATGCCCTATTCCATAGGTGCGGTCAAATGGTGGAAGCGGCTTCCAGACAAGGGAAGTGTATATGTCAGGCAGCAGGGTATGCAAGGGGAAAAAGCATTCAAGTTTGATATTGTACTGCTTGATGAGCAGGAACTAATATGCATGGAAATGAGCGACTTTACAGTAAGACAGGTTCAGGACAAAAAGAGTCATGCGAAGGACCCATTGAAAACACTTTTGCGAAAATTGGAAGCCGGAGAGGTTGAACCTATTGATGTCTTAACTTATATGGAGGAACGATGAGAAAAGATCAGATGTTATCACTGGATCAGATTCTTGAAATGGTGAAGGGACGACGTCTCTCATCAGAGACAGCCTACCAGCTTATACAGGAAATAGAGCGGCATGATACTTCGGCTTCCAATAAGAATAACCTGCATCAGAGTACGTACCTGTATCCATCCTGGGAAATTCAAGACCTTCAACGTACCGTTTTCAAAAGTGAAAGGCTTCTGTTATTTGTTTCTGGTGAAGAACACATGCAGCAATGGAACCAGAGCACTTCCGTAATTCGTGTGTTACAGGGAAATCAATTCATTGAGCAGGATGTTAATACATTTATAGTCCGCCCGGGACAGGAAGAGGATGTTGACCGTTTGTTCAACAGGCTGTCCGAATTACAGTGGATTCCTGATACTGTCGTTCATGGATGGAGTGGTACGGTACTTCCTGAAAATGAAGGGACCCTATTGAACAAGTGGCTCGCCCAGGGTGTGTACACCTTATTTTATACATGCCGATGGCTGGCGAAATGTGCTGACAAAAAGAAAGTACATCTTTTATATGCTTATTCCAGCGATCGTAAAGAAGAACCGGCAAATGAAGCTGTAAGCAGTTTCATGCGCAGTGTGAAATGGGAACACCCGCAATGGACATGCCGTACATTGGACATGGGAAATGAACCAGTCGATATGTTTCACCTCATCCAACAGGAGATGGAAGCTCGGGACCAGGCGGTAGAGGTTCGTTATCGGGGCAATCGACGTTATGTGAAGAGATTGCTATCGCTGCCGAAAACAGAATATTCACAAGTAGAGTGGAATAAACAAGGCGTTTATTTGATTACAGGTGGGATGGGTGGTATCGGCCTCCAATTTGCCTCCTTTCTTGCCCAATCCGCTCGAGTCATTGTTTTGTCTGGACGTTCCATTCTGAGTAGGGATCAGGAACAACAATTGTGTGATCTAGGGAAGTTTGGAGCTGAAATAGTGTATATTGCGGCGGATGTATCGCAACGTGAGTCTGCTTTTAATCTCATCCGTGAGTGCAAAACCAGATTTGGGGGCATTCATGGTCTGATTCATTGCGCTGGCGTATTAAGAGACTCAATGCTTCAATCCAAAAATAAAGTGGACATGGATGCTGTTATCGCTCCTAAAGTATACGGAACGGTTTGGCTGGACGAAGCTTCTTGTCATGAACAGTTGGACTTTTTCATCGTTTGCTCTTCCGTCATGTCCATTCTGGGCAACGCTGGACAATGTGATTATGCCTTTGCCAATGGCTTTATGGACAGTTTTTGCCGTCAGCGGAATCGGTTGAACAAAGAGGGGATGCGTTCGGGTCAAACGCTCTCTCTGAATTGGCCTCTGTGGTTGGAAGGAGGGATGGGAGTAGATTCAACCCATCGTCTTTTTTTGGAAAATACGCTCGGGGTTTCATCGATATCCAGCGAACATGCTATACAGGCTTTTGAGGATGCTTTTCATTGTAAGGAAAGTCAGATAGTGATTGTTGGCGGGGATGCAACCAAATTTCAGAAGGTACACGAGAAAACGTCGTTTGCGGATGTGGACTCGGTTCCAAAAGAAATGTTGTTAGAGAACAGCATAAATGAGGAGGTTTTACTAAAAAGGGCTTCAGAAATCATGTTGTCCATATCCTCACAGATTCTCAGTGTTGATATACATGAAATGGATCTGGATGCGGATAAAAGCGACTATGGGTTTGATTCCATTTCGACGACTGACTTTGTCAATCGACTCAACGCAACGTACAACATTGATCTAACGCCCCCTGTTGTGTTTGAATATGCGACTTTAGGGGCCTTTGCAACCTACCTAATCGGAGCTTATGGCGAAGACATCGCCCGATATCATGGAATGAGTGGCGGGCACGTTGAACTCGAAATGCAGACTCCGCATATGGTCGGTGATGATGAAACACATGAGATTGCAAGTGAGCCTATCGAACTCCATAGGAGGAATAAAGAACCCATTGCAATTATTGGAATAGGCGCTCACATGCCTCAATCCGAGAGTATGGATGAACTATGGGAGAACTTGGTTTCCGGGAAAACATTCATTTCCGAAATCCCTCCTGAACGCTGGGATTGGCATCAATATTATGGGGACCCAATAAAAGAAGTCAACAAAACCAACATCAAATGGGGCGGATTTATGAAAGCCATTGATCAATTTGATGCTTCGTTTTTTGGGATTTCGCCTCATGAAGCTGGGTTGATGGACCCGAGACAGCGCATTTATTTGCAAACTGTATGGGAAGCCATTGAAGATGCCGGTTACAGGCCATCGGAGTTGTCCGGGAGTAAAACAGGTATGTTTGTCGGGGTGGTTAGTTCAGATTATTATGACCTGATGCACCAATCAGGCATTCCAACTGAAGCACATACAGCTTTGGGCATATTTCATTCCATTCTGGCTAACCGAATTTCATATCTTCTAAATCTGCATGGACCTAGTGAACCCGTGGATACAGCCTGTTCCGGTTCATTGGTCGCCATTCATCGGGCAGTGGAATCGATACACAACGGAGAATGTGAACTGGCAGTTGCCGGAGGCATCAGTGTTATCGCAAGTCCACAGCTGATGATTGCCTTTAATCAGGCAGGCATGCTCAGTGTGGATGGTCGCTGTAAAACCTTTGATCAAGGTGCTGATGGGTACGTTCGTGGCGAAGGTAGTGGGGCATTGCTGCTCAAACCGTTGTCCAAAGCGGAAGCGGATGGAGACCATATCTATGGAGTAATTCAGGCAACGGCTATAAATCATGGGGGACATGCCAACACTTTGACATCTCCAAATCCTAATGCACAGGCAGAACTTATTGTTGAAGCGTGGTCCAGATCCGGAATTGATCCGAGGACAGTAGATTATATTGAAGCACATGGTACGGGGACCCCATTGGGTGATCCGATCGAGATAAATGCGCTTAAAAAGGCTTTCTCTCAGATGGTTCAAGACTGGGATGAGTTGCATGGCAAGCCGAGCGGTTCTGCCTCGGAGTCCTCCGTTCCGCACTGTGCAGTCGGAACGATAAAAACCTATATTGGACACTTGGAGGCAGCAGCAGGAGTGGCGGGAGTCCTCAACGTGGTACTCAGTATGAAGCATAACCGATTGTTGCCGAATTTGGAGCTAAATGAAGTTAACCCTTACATCCAGTTGGAGAACAGTCCGTTTTATATCGTAAAGGAAGGGCAGACCTGGAATCGTAAACATGATGCTGTCCCAAGAAGTGCAGGCGTAAGTTCATTTGGCTTTGGAGGTGTCAATGCTCATATTGTCATCAGCGAATACGTGACTAAGCATGACAGTTCCCTGATTATATTCAATCGCCCCCAGTTACTCATCGTTTCTGCAAAGAACAGAGATCGATTGAAAGCATATGCGAGGCGAATCGTTGAATTTCTGAGTCAAACGGATGGGATTACCCTGGCTGATGTTGCATTTACAATGCAAACGGGCAGGGAAGAGATGGAGGAAAGACTTGCATTGGTGAGTTCAAGCATCGATGACACCGTGGAAATGCTTAATCGGTTTATTGCAGATGAGACAGAAAATCTATCTCCATGTTGGCAAGGGAGCGTAACCAAGCGCAAGCCCTCACAAGATGAACAGGCTATAGCTTACCATCAGCCTTCCACAGATCAGGATTTCATGGTTGAAGCAGAGCTCCATAAACTTGCTCAGCTCTGGGTAACTGGCAACCGGATTGATTGGTCTTCAATGGATAAAAGAGAACGGAAACGGAAAATTTCCATCCCGACTTATCCGTTTGCAGAGACACGGCACTGGCTTCCTAATCCAGTCAAACGGATAGAAAGCCAAGAGATTCATCGGTCGGGAATGGACAACAGATTCATGATGAAGCTGGAAAATAGATCAGATTTTCGCGCATACAGCTACGAATTTGCATTTACTGGTCAAGAATCCTTTTTTCAGGATCACGAAATAAACGGATATAACGTATTGCCTGCCTCAGCTCATATTGAATTGATCAGAGCCGCTGTCATGATGGCTGCTCAACCTGGAGAGGGCGAACAAATCAGCCTTAAAAAGCTCGTATGGCTCAAACCTGTTGTCGCCAAAAAAGGCATGGGAAGACTTCAAATACATCTTAAACCATCTTCGAATGGATTTATTGAGGTCACCGTTCATTCTCCAACTAGTTCTCAGGGGGATGAGACAAACACCGTGGTTTTTAGCCAAGGGACTGCTGTGATAACCAAGCGTGAAGTACGCAAAACATACGAAATGGAGACTATCCTAAGCAACTGTAGTCTGGGAAATTTTACATCAGAGCAATGTTATTCCTTTTTTTCAGCCAGGGGTATGCAGTATGGTCCAGACTTCCAGGGTCTGAAATCTGTAGCGGTGGGTCATGATCAAGCTCTGGCCAGAATTGCCTTGCCTTCGGGTATTATGGATGGATATCAGGACGGCACCATTCATCCAGGACTTCTGGATAACGCTTTTCAGGCTGCAATCGGGATCTGGCTAAGTACTTCGGGAAGTATTCAGGGCGAGCAGCAAGATACGCCTTTGTTGCCCTTCTCTATACAACAAATTCAAATCATTGGCTCCTGTGAAGCTGAGATGTGGGCTCATGTCCGAGTCCATCAGGAGAGTGGCAGCGCTGCTGTGCACGCGGATACCGAATATGACATAGATTTGTTTAGTGTGAAGGGTGATGTACGGGTATCCGTTAGGGCAATGCGTTTTAGAAGACCTGAGTCGAAAGTTCCAGATCTTGAAGAAACTAAAGGTGTGGAGACTTACGAGTTACAAATGTTGGCCCCTGTATGGAAAGAGCAGACAATCGGCTTGTATGAACATGAACGTGTACTCAACGATCTCCCGGGAGAAATATGCTTGGTAGGTACGAAGAGCTCGTACTTGACCCAGCTGCTCAAATACCTGCCACATGCCGAGATGATCGTTTTGAATCCACAGGATTCGATCATGCGGATCTCTGAACAACTAAACCTAATCATGAACCTTCGTCATATGGTGTGGATATCTCCGATAACCGCTGGAAGCTCGCCTGATGTCAAGGGAATGGTTGAGGCTCAGGAAGATGGCGTGTTTCTTCTTTACAGACTGATTAAGGCACTTCTTCAGAATGGATATGGGAATCGGAGCATGGAATGGACTGTAATCACGATGCGGGCAAACGCCATTCATACACTTGATTCGGTTGATCCCACTCATGCCGGGATACATGGTCTTATAGGAGTACTGTGCAAAGAACGACCCGGATGGAAGGTTAGACAGGTGGATTTGGATCAGTTGAATGATAAGAATATGTACGAATTGTTTTCGGTTTCTGCTGATTCCTATGGATTCCCATATGTAAACCGACAAGGCGAATGGTTTCGTCAACAACTTGTGCCCGTTACATATTCTCCTGTGAGTTCCGAACAGTCTCATTCCTATCGCCATGGGGGTGTATACGTTGTTATTGGAGGAGCAGGCGGAATCGGAGAGGCATGGAGTGAATATATGATCCGGCATTACAAAGCCCAGATCATCTGGCTGGGAAGAAGGGAGCTGGATGCTGATATTCAAGCGAAATTGCAAAGGCTGGGCGAGCTTGGCCCCGCGCCCTGTTACATGGCTGTTAATGCAACGGATTCAGAAGCAATGCGTCAGGCATGTATAAATATTAGGCGGAATCATCAAGCCATTAATGGTTTTATTCATTCTGCCATCGTGTTGGAGGATCGCAGTCTGGAATATATGGACGAAGCTTCTTTTCGGAAAGCTTATTCCACTAAGGTAGACATCAGCATCAATATAGCCAAAGCGTGTATCGGAGAGTCGCCTGACTTTGTACTCTTTTTTTCGTCCATGAATTCCTTTTTGAATTCGGCCGGACAGGCGAATTACGTAGCCGGCTGTACGTTCAAAGATGTATTTGCCCAATTTTTGAGACAGTGCTGTGATTTTCCTATCAAAGTGATGAACTGGGGATATTGGGGAAGTGTGGGTTCGGTACGTTCTGAATATTATAAGACACGCATGGCGAAAGCAGGACAAGGTTCAATCGAAGCTCCTGAAGCGATGGAGGCTCTAGATGTACTGATGAATGGTGTGCTGGATCAGATTGCATTGATAAAGAAACAGTCTTTGGTAGATATACAGATCTTAGATGAAGAAGAATCCATTATGGTCTATCAGGGGGCTGTACCGTCTCAGGTTATATAACAGGGGTCTGAAGAGCGGGGATTATCAGACGGTGGGGGGAACGTGTAATGACAGAACTGAAAGAGTTGTTGGGTCAATTATTATGGGGCAGACTGCATGCTGCAGGACTTTTGAACAATTTCCGGGGTGAAGATGCAGCTGTAGCAGAAATACCTGATTCATTGATCGAGCGTTACGAAAGATGGTGGCGGGAGAGTTTTCTTTATTTGCGAAAATACGGTTATTGCACCTCTACTGACGCTGTAAATCCCTTGATTCAGACCAACGATACGGACCTGGCTCATGCATGGAAGGAATGGGATAGGAAAAAATTGCTGTGGCTATCCGATCCAAATGTGTCTTCCTACATTCCACTGCTGGATGCCACGCTCCGAGCACTGCCGGACATTTTGACTGGTCAGAAGTCCGCAACCGACATTATTTTTCCGAATAGTTCCATGCAACTGGTGGAGAACATTTACATGAACAATCCTGCTGCCGATTATTTCAATGCCGTTTTGGCAGATCGGGTTGCAGCTATTATAAAACAGCAACTTGTGCGGGAGCCGAGTGCACATATTCGCATTGTGGAGATCGGAGCTGGAACGGGAGGCACGAGCCAGGCGGTTTTTAACCGTCTGAATGATTTTTACCCCCATATTCTGGAATACTGTTATACGGATCTTTCCCAGGCTTTTTTAAGTCATGCCCAAAAGGTATATGGCCCGCGTTATCCGTACCTTACATACGGAACGTTTGATTTGTCCAAACCGGTGTCCACCCAATCTTTGCAAGCGGGGACCTATGATATAGCGATAG
This window contains:
- a CDS encoding type I polyketide synthase, giving the protein MRKDQMLSLDQILEMVKGRRLSSETAYQLIQEIERHDTSASNKNNLHQSTYLYPSWEIQDLQRTVFKSERLLLFVSGEEHMQQWNQSTSVIRVLQGNQFIEQDVNTFIVRPGQEEDVDRLFNRLSELQWIPDTVVHGWSGTVLPENEGTLLNKWLAQGVYTLFYTCRWLAKCADKKKVHLLYAYSSDRKEEPANEAVSSFMRSVKWEHPQWTCRTLDMGNEPVDMFHLIQQEMEARDQAVEVRYRGNRRYVKRLLSLPKTEYSQVEWNKQGVYLITGGMGGIGLQFASFLAQSARVIVLSGRSILSRDQEQQLCDLGKFGAEIVYIAADVSQRESAFNLIRECKTRFGGIHGLIHCAGVLRDSMLQSKNKVDMDAVIAPKVYGTVWLDEASCHEQLDFFIVCSSVMSILGNAGQCDYAFANGFMDSFCRQRNRLNKEGMRSGQTLSLNWPLWLEGGMGVDSTHRLFLENTLGVSSISSEHAIQAFEDAFHCKESQIVIVGGDATKFQKVHEKTSFADVDSVPKEMLLENSINEEVLLKRASEIMLSISSQILSVDIHEMDLDADKSDYGFDSISTTDFVNRLNATYNIDLTPPVVFEYATLGAFATYLIGAYGEDIARYHGMSGGHVELEMQTPHMVGDDETHEIASEPIELHRRNKEPIAIIGIGAHMPQSESMDELWENLVSGKTFISEIPPERWDWHQYYGDPIKEVNKTNIKWGGFMKAIDQFDASFFGISPHEAGLMDPRQRIYLQTVWEAIEDAGYRPSELSGSKTGMFVGVVSSDYYDLMHQSGIPTEAHTALGIFHSILANRISYLLNLHGPSEPVDTACSGSLVAIHRAVESIHNGECELAVAGGISVIASPQLMIAFNQAGMLSVDGRCKTFDQGADGYVRGEGSGALLLKPLSKAEADGDHIYGVIQATAINHGGHANTLTSPNPNAQAELIVEAWSRSGIDPRTVDYIEAHGTGTPLGDPIEINALKKAFSQMVQDWDELHGKPSGSASESSVPHCAVGTIKTYIGHLEAAAGVAGVLNVVLSMKHNRLLPNLELNEVNPYIQLENSPFYIVKEGQTWNRKHDAVPRSAGVSSFGFGGVNAHIVISEYVTKHDSSLIIFNRPQLLIVSAKNRDRLKAYARRIVEFLSQTDGITLADVAFTMQTGREEMEERLALVSSSIDDTVEMLNRFIADETENLSPCWQGSVTKRKPSQDEQAIAYHQPSTDQDFMVEAELHKLAQLWVTGNRIDWSSMDKRERKRKISIPTYPFAETRHWLPNPVKRIESQEIHRSGMDNRFMMKLENRSDFRAYSYEFAFTGQESFFQDHEINGYNVLPASAHIELIRAAVMMAAQPGEGEQISLKKLVWLKPVVAKKGMGRLQIHLKPSSNGFIEVTVHSPTSSQGDETNTVVFSQGTAVITKREVRKTYEMETILSNCSLGNFTSEQCYSFFSARGMQYGPDFQGLKSVAVGHDQALARIALPSGIMDGYQDGTIHPGLLDNAFQAAIGIWLSTSGSIQGEQQDTPLLPFSIQQIQIIGSCEAEMWAHVRVHQESGSAAVHADTEYDIDLFSVKGDVRVSVRAMRFRRPESKVPDLEETKGVETYELQMLAPVWKEQTIGLYEHERVLNDLPGEICLVGTKSSYLTQLLKYLPHAEMIVLNPQDSIMRISEQLNLIMNLRHMVWISPITAGSSPDVKGMVEAQEDGVFLLYRLIKALLQNGYGNRSMEWTVITMRANAIHTLDSVDPTHAGIHGLIGVLCKERPGWKVRQVDLDQLNDKNMYELFSVSADSYGFPYVNRQGEWFRQQLVPVTYSPVSSEQSHSYRHGGVYVVIGGAGGIGEAWSEYMIRHYKAQIIWLGRRELDADIQAKLQRLGELGPAPCYMAVNATDSEAMRQACINIRRNHQAINGFIHSAIVLEDRSLEYMDEASFRKAYSTKVDISINIAKACIGESPDFVLFFSSMNSFLNSAGQANYVAGCTFKDVFAQFLRQCCDFPIKVMNWGYWGSVGSVRSEYYKTRMAKAGQGSIEAPEAMEALDVLMNGVLDQIALIKKQSLVDIQILDEEESIMVYQGAVPSQVI